A genomic window from Methanovulcanius yangii includes:
- a CDS encoding glycerophosphodiester phosphodiesterase has product MLIIGHRGARAREPENTVRGVRAGLRCADMAEVDVRLSADGVPVLMHDPTVERTTGGRGHVRALSFADLRTLDAGRGERVPTLDTVLAVAASYPGKGLVIEVKEPCAVPAVAAALGRIRPDRLIVTSFHPRALRRIRRIAPDAPTGLIVKSGYREACEVAVEVGASALFYLAGEDDGAVALAAREAGTPLFFWTVNDPAGWERAASLGAAGVVTDDPCPAHEWFVRWQMKVL; this is encoded by the coding sequence ATGTTGATCATCGGGCATCGCGGGGCACGCGCCCGCGAACCGGAGAACACGGTAAGAGGGGTACGGGCCGGCCTGCGTTGTGCGGACATGGCGGAGGTCGACGTCCGGCTGAGTGCCGACGGCGTTCCCGTCCTCATGCACGACCCGACGGTCGAACGGACCACCGGCGGGAGGGGGCATGTCCGGGCCCTCTCCTTTGCGGATCTCCGCACCCTCGACGCGGGCCGCGGGGAACGTGTCCCCACCCTCGATACGGTGCTTGCCGTTGCAGCCTCCTACCCGGGCAAGGGGCTTGTCATCGAGGTGAAGGAGCCCTGCGCCGTCCCTGCCGTCGCGGCGGCCCTCGGGCGGATACGGCCGGACCGCCTCATCGTCACCTCGTTTCATCCCCGGGCGCTCCGGCGTATCCGGCGGATTGCCCCGGACGCCCCCACCGGGCTCATCGTAAAGTCCGGGTACCGGGAGGCGTGCGAGGTCGCCGTCGAGGTGGGGGCGTCCGCCCTCTTTTACCTCGCCGGGGAGGACGACGGGGCCGTAGCCCTCGCCGCACGGGAGGCGGGGACGCCCCTCTTCTTCTGGACGGTGAACGACCCCGCCGGATGGGAACGTGCCGCCTCCCTCGGGGCCGCGGGCGTGGTGACCGACGATCCCTGCCCGGCGCACGAGTGGTTCGTGCGGTGGCAAATGAAGGTACTATAA
- the budA gene encoding acetolactate decarboxylase has translation MNLYGRTALLLAVGALIVCIAGCVNTGYSDQTGAPVAESPEPAAEILYQQALIEDLLAGAYDGTITFRDLARHGDFGLGTVDHLDGEMVALDGTFYQVRSDGSVRVIPGNVTTPLAEVTFYAPDRTWRIMNTVNMSTFEDIAAVELPDTSHFYAIRADGTFSSVTARSVPAQDPPYRPLTEVVAEQSVFILHNVTGTVVGIWSPAYTGDGITVPGFHLHFLTDDRTAGGHLLDFVMENGTVGLDETEGFTLVVPAVSGAYEAVQLPEDALELVEQGS, from the coding sequence ATGAATCTTTACGGCAGGACGGCGCTTCTCCTCGCGGTCGGCGCCCTCATCGTATGCATCGCAGGATGCGTCAACACCGGATACTCCGACCAGACCGGTGCACCCGTTGCGGAATCACCCGAACCGGCAGCGGAGATCCTCTACCAGCAGGCCCTCATCGAGGACCTCCTCGCCGGGGCGTATGACGGAACGATCACGTTTCGCGATCTCGCCCGCCACGGGGACTTCGGCCTCGGGACCGTCGACCACCTCGACGGCGAGATGGTTGCACTGGACGGGACGTTCTACCAGGTCCGATCGGACGGTTCCGTGCGGGTAATCCCCGGCAACGTGACGACACCCCTTGCGGAGGTCACCTTCTATGCCCCCGACCGGACGTGGCGGATCATGAATACGGTCAATATGTCAACCTTCGAGGATATCGCAGCCGTCGAGCTCCCCGACACCTCGCATTTCTATGCGATACGGGCGGACGGCACCTTCTCGTCCGTGACCGCCCGCAGCGTGCCCGCACAGGACCCTCCCTACCGGCCGCTCACGGAGGTCGTGGCGGAGCAGTCGGTCTTCATCCTCCATAATGTGACGGGGACGGTCGTCGGCATCTGGTCACCTGCATACACCGGCGACGGTATCACGGTTCCGGGCTTCCATCTTCACTTCCTCACGGATGACCGGACGGCAGGCGGTCACCTCCTCGACTTTGTGATGGAGAACGGCACGGTCGGCCTTGACGAGACCGAAGGATTCACCCTCGTGGTGCCGGCCGTAAGCGGAGCATATGAAGCCGTCCAACTCCCGGAGGACGCCCTCGAACTGGTCGAACAGGGCAGCTGA
- a CDS encoding GNAT family N-acetyltransferase, producing the protein MNLILRSEGAGDAPAIARVNTEAFGQTNEARLIERMRETPEFDPDLSIVAEEDGAIVGHVLFSRIAIVSSDGDRIPAIALAPVAVLPDRQKQGIGTSLIEEGIRRCHRKGEKIIVVLGPAGYYPRFRFVPAQDHGITAPFDAPEATFMVLALEPHALIGVAGTVEYPAPFLAATGQS; encoded by the coding sequence ATGAACCTCATCCTGCGATCAGAAGGGGCGGGCGACGCCCCTGCCATCGCCCGGGTCAACACCGAGGCATTCGGACAGACGAACGAAGCGCGGCTCATCGAGAGAATGCGGGAGACGCCGGAGTTCGACCCGGACCTCTCCATCGTCGCCGAGGAGGACGGTGCGATCGTCGGCCATGTCCTCTTCTCGAGGATCGCCATCGTCTCCTCCGACGGGGACCGCATACCCGCCATCGCGCTCGCCCCCGTGGCAGTGCTCCCCGACCGCCAGAAGCAGGGCATCGGGACCTCCCTCATCGAGGAGGGGATCCGCCGCTGCCACAGGAAAGGCGAGAAGATCATCGTCGTCCTCGGCCCCGCCGGCTACTATCCGCGGTTCCGGTTCGTCCCGGCACAGGACCACGGCATCACCGCGCCCTTCGATGCCCCCGAGGCCACCTTCATGGTCCTCGCCCTCGAGCCGCACGCCCTCATCGGGGTTGCCGGCACCGTCGAATATCCGGCGCCGTTTTTGGCTGCCACCGGGCAGTCCTAG
- a CDS encoding AAA family ATPase, with protein sequence MSLKTLLVTPAGKEKIWDVPGRNPPDTVRAEDAFTGRFARRCAQYARIHYPEDWVILSPNYGYLLPDQEVRNHTTDEFGAYSLEFDTIRENAEYDGLLDYECVIFLGSEERYGGFIETVKKTFTKSWVEFPLTDARSDGEMLGILVDSLTRNAPLRRNVIRLARVRVDGLFGALDHDIPLFPEDSLSIITAPNGYGKTTVLRILRAIFMGNVDELRDLPFEAVQLEFLREEGSDGGAPDRLTIAKEQVTRYPLRVDLHFRYTGAGGVDRTYTLEGGEYREDEVSAALSAIIPPVPVKYISAQRLWYEKVPGAGMPGDLLGSFPSGEESSYAPTVVAYAEDIKKRIRALLSDYASIAQELDATYPARYLTSLAAGAGVLPPEDIGPSLLALQEERRMFETLGFLPYTRLEGEEMIRTEMIPDNPAVQQAIALYIADSREKYQIFGALKKKIDLLQQIINDLFLNITLTVDVESGFLLRFGGVTPVPPISLSSGEQNQLVMYYDLIFQTDPGTLVLIDEPEISLHVVWQRQFLECIREIIGIADADFILATHSPQLIHTSWDHTIDLSGTMNDEG encoded by the coding sequence ATGTCGCTCAAGACCCTGCTCGTGACCCCGGCAGGCAAGGAGAAAATATGGGATGTCCCCGGGAGAAACCCTCCCGACACTGTCCGTGCAGAAGACGCGTTCACGGGCCGGTTCGCCCGGCGCTGCGCCCAGTACGCCCGCATCCACTACCCGGAGGACTGGGTGATCCTCTCCCCCAACTACGGGTATCTCCTGCCTGACCAGGAGGTCAGAAACCACACCACCGATGAGTTCGGGGCCTACAGCCTCGAGTTCGATACCATCCGGGAGAACGCCGAGTATGACGGGCTCCTCGATTACGAGTGCGTCATCTTCCTCGGCAGCGAGGAGCGGTACGGCGGATTCATCGAGACGGTCAAGAAGACGTTCACGAAGAGCTGGGTGGAGTTTCCCCTGACCGACGCCCGGTCGGACGGGGAGATGCTGGGAATTCTGGTCGATTCCCTCACCCGCAATGCACCGCTGCGGCGAAACGTCATCCGCCTCGCCCGGGTGCGGGTGGACGGCCTCTTCGGGGCGCTCGACCACGACATCCCGCTCTTTCCGGAGGACTCGCTCTCCATCATCACCGCTCCGAACGGGTACGGCAAGACGACGGTGCTGCGGATCCTGCGGGCCATATTCATGGGCAACGTCGACGAACTCCGCGATCTCCCCTTCGAGGCGGTGCAGCTCGAGTTTCTCCGGGAGGAGGGGAGCGACGGCGGTGCACCCGACAGGCTCACGATCGCAAAGGAGCAGGTGACCCGCTATCCCCTCCGGGTGGACCTCCACTTCCGGTACACCGGGGCGGGTGGCGTCGACCGTACCTACACGCTCGAGGGCGGGGAGTACCGGGAGGACGAGGTCTCGGCGGCGCTCTCCGCGATCATCCCGCCGGTTCCGGTGAAGTACATCTCGGCGCAGCGCCTCTGGTACGAGAAGGTGCCGGGTGCGGGGATGCCCGGCGACCTGCTGGGGTCGTTTCCGTCCGGTGAGGAGAGCTCCTACGCACCCACGGTCGTGGCTTATGCCGAGGACATCAAAAAGCGCATCCGTGCCCTCCTCTCCGATTACGCCTCCATCGCCCAGGAACTCGACGCCACGTATCCTGCCCGCTATCTCACCTCACTCGCGGCGGGGGCGGGGGTCCTCCCGCCGGAGGATATCGGCCCCTCGCTTCTCGCCCTTCAGGAGGAGCGGAGGATGTTCGAGACTCTCGGCTTTCTGCCCTATACACGCCTCGAGGGGGAGGAGATGATCCGGACGGAGATGATCCCGGACAACCCGGCGGTGCAGCAGGCAATCGCCCTCTATATCGCCGACTCAAGGGAGAAATACCAGATCTTCGGGGCACTGAAGAAGAAGATCGATCTCCTCCAGCAGATCATAAACGACCTCTTCCTCAACATCACCCTCACGGTGGACGTGGAGAGCGGGTTTCTGCTCCGCTTCGGCGGCGTCACCCCCGTGCCTCCCATATCGCTCTCCTCCGGAGAGCAGAACCAGCTCGTGATGTACTACGATTTGATCTTCCAGACGGACCCCGGCACCCTCGTCCTCATCGACGAGCCGGAGATCTCGCTCCATGTCGTCTGGCAGCGCCAGTTCCTCGAGTGCATCCGGGAGATCATCGGTATCGCCGACGCAGACTTCATCCTCGCCACCCACTCCCCCCAGCTGATCCACACGAGCTGGGATCACACCATCGACCTCTCCGGGACCATGAACGATGAAGGGTAA
- a CDS encoding serine/threonine-protein kinase — protein sequence MTMKVLHRWFSIALILCLLFAVPAMAKSDNANSDKTPPGQVKPTTPVPTPEPTTAPTAEETPAATPEPTTTAVAADAAGDEPTSVPTENGTGTEGTSGEEGVEGVNPLLVLLPAAALLAAGAVIVTRRRPRAGAAVGGGEEVVRSGVDADDEESGGRGDGAGAASVRTVVQRSPEAAPAPAAATEMTGFPAALAPKYRGVTYLGQGGIARVYRAERVSDGAVVAVKCPLVPDEETGTHFMREIRFWERLHHPNILAIHAANILPVPYVEMEYADHSLKDCLLPLPPEEAVRVIRGVAAGLAFAHDNGVIHRDIKLENILCAADGTPKITDWGLGSVTDGGHRTRVGGFSPGYAAPEQLRPSVHGAEDARTDLYQLGVLFFELLTGTLPFPGEGMGEVTLAILGEPAPVPSAAGAPTDAYDAVVLRCLAKEKEGRFASVADFCSALQEATDDGGHPTGG from the coding sequence ATGACGATGAAGGTTCTCCACCGCTGGTTTAGCATCGCTCTCATTCTCTGCCTCCTGTTTGCGGTGCCGGCAATGGCAAAGTCGGATAACGCAAATTCGGACAAGACCCCCCCCGGTCAGGTGAAGCCCACCACTCCTGTCCCGACACCGGAGCCCACGACCGCACCGACAGCGGAGGAAACACCGGCGGCAACGCCTGAGCCGACGACCACGGCGGTGGCCGCCGATGCGGCAGGCGATGAACCGACGAGCGTGCCGACGGAGAACGGCACGGGAACGGAGGGAACGTCCGGCGAGGAGGGGGTTGAGGGAGTGAACCCCCTCCTCGTCCTTCTCCCGGCCGCGGCGCTCCTTGCGGCGGGCGCCGTCATTGTCACCCGGCGGCGACCCCGGGCCGGAGCGGCGGTAGGTGGTGGTGAGGAGGTCGTACGCTCCGGGGTGGATGCTGATGATGAAGAGAGCGGAGGCCGTGGTGACGGTGCCGGGGCTGCGTCGGTCCGGACGGTGGTGCAGCGGTCGCCGGAGGCGGCACCTGCTCCCGCCGCCGCAACGGAGATGACCGGCTTTCCGGCCGCCCTTGCGCCCAAGTACCGGGGCGTCACCTACCTCGGGCAGGGGGGCATCGCCCGGGTGTACCGGGCGGAGCGGGTATCCGACGGGGCGGTGGTCGCGGTGAAGTGCCCGCTCGTCCCCGACGAGGAGACCGGTACCCACTTCATGCGGGAGATCCGGTTCTGGGAGCGGCTGCATCACCCGAACATCCTCGCCATCCATGCGGCAAACATCCTGCCGGTTCCCTATGTCGAGATGGAGTATGCCGACCACTCCCTGAAGGACTGCCTCCTTCCCCTCCCGCCGGAGGAGGCCGTGCGGGTCATCCGGGGGGTCGCCGCGGGGCTTGCCTTTGCCCACGATAACGGGGTCATTCACCGGGACATCAAACTGGAGAACATCCTCTGTGCGGCGGACGGGACCCCGAAGATCACCGACTGGGGGCTGGGGAGCGTCACCGACGGGGGGCACCGGACCCGGGTCGGCGGCTTCTCCCCCGGCTATGCGGCCCCCGAGCAGCTGCGGCCGTCGGTCCACGGTGCCGAGGATGCGAGGACCGACCTGTACCAGCTGGGCGTGCTCTTCTTCGAACTTCTCACCGGCACCCTCCCCTTCCCCGGCGAGGGGATGGGGGAGGTGACGCTCGCCATTCTCGGGGAGCCCGCCCCCGTCCCTTCGGCGGCCGGTGCCCCGACGGACGCCTACGATGCGGTGGTCCTCCGCTGCCTTGCAAAGGAGAAGGAGGGGCGCTTCGCCTCTGTTGCCGACTTCTGTTCGGCCCTGCAGGAGGCCACAGACGATGGCGGCCATCCCACGGGTGGATAA
- a CDS encoding molybdenum cofactor biosynthesis protein MoaE has product MIAIQEEDIDIAALIAASRRDSMGAQVVFVGTVRDDGIEAIEFEAHAEMATKDLEEIAAGATETFGLHSVDIIHRTGLLPVGETIVVIVVGAGHRAEGFEGCRWILERIKEFVPIWKKDIAGETARWHH; this is encoded by the coding sequence ATGATAGCCATACAGGAAGAGGATATCGACATCGCGGCATTGATAGCCGCATCACGAAGGGACAGCATGGGAGCGCAGGTCGTCTTCGTTGGCACGGTTCGCGACGACGGCATCGAAGCCATCGAGTTCGAGGCGCATGCCGAGATGGCCACAAAGGACCTCGAGGAGATCGCCGCCGGGGCGACGGAGACATTCGGCCTTCACTCGGTCGACATCATCCACCGCACCGGTCTTCTGCCGGTCGGGGAGACGATCGTCGTCATCGTCGTGGGAGCGGGCCACCGCGCCGAGGGATTCGAGGGGTGCCGCTGGATACTCGAACGCATCAAGGAGTTCGTTCCTATCTGGAAGAAGGATATCGCGGGCGAAACGGCCCGCTGGCATCACTGA
- a CDS encoding HdeD family acid-resistance protein produces MTDNESIDPIASAAGFTPVWWTFVLLGILAVIFGVLCITFTGYVVLFLGYFIGAVVMIHGAMLAVQGVRSHQDVGKSVALVILGVIAFLLGLYVFLSTAMTAWLVITWAIALWAFLTGFTNIFQAFSGHDHTWYKVLLVIAGLIAIALGVVVLANPLYGTATVVYILGIFLVAWGIIITFTGIMNRK; encoded by the coding sequence ATGACAGACAACGAATCGATTGATCCGATTGCATCGGCGGCAGGGTTTACGCCCGTCTGGTGGACCTTCGTCCTCCTCGGCATCCTTGCCGTCATCTTCGGAGTTCTCTGCATCACCTTCACCGGCTATGTGGTGCTCTTTCTGGGCTACTTCATCGGTGCCGTGGTGATGATCCACGGGGCCATGCTCGCCGTCCAGGGAGTCCGGTCGCACCAGGATGTGGGGAAATCCGTCGCCCTTGTGATCCTCGGCGTGATCGCCTTCCTCCTCGGCCTCTACGTCTTCCTCTCGACCGCGATGACCGCCTGGCTCGTGATCACCTGGGCCATCGCACTGTGGGCGTTTCTCACCGGCTTTACCAATATCTTCCAGGCATTCTCCGGCCACGACCACACGTGGTACAAGGTGCTCCTCGTCATCGCAGGACTGATCGCCATCGCGCTGGGCGTCGTCGTCCTTGCAAACCCGCTCTACGGAACCGCCACCGTCGTCTACATCCTCGGCATCTTCCTCGTGGCGTGGGGTATCATCATCACCTTCACCGGCATCATGAACAGGAAGTAG
- a CDS encoding HesA/MoeB/ThiF family protein translates to METTMPAGNGTREQVSEGRYARQEMIFGTKKQEALGAATVVVVGAGGLGSPAATYLATAGIGRLVVIDCDTVSLSNLNRQFLHGDADIGTAKVESAARRLRALNGDIEVIPVAERITAENAATLLEGADAVVDALDNFAVRDVLNTAAVRKGIPLMHGAIAGCYGQATTVIPGVSACLRCIFPAHPPTETFPALGATAGVIGSIQAGEVIKYLTGTGTLLTDRLLLWNGADATCDLLPAPREPACPVCSHLYTTEDTSQ, encoded by the coding sequence ATGGAAACAACCATGCCTGCCGGGAACGGAACCAGGGAACAGGTGAGCGAAGGGCGCTACGCCCGCCAGGAGATGATCTTCGGCACCAAAAAGCAGGAGGCACTCGGCGCCGCGACGGTGGTCGTCGTGGGAGCAGGCGGCCTCGGGTCGCCGGCGGCGACGTACCTTGCAACAGCCGGCATCGGGAGGCTCGTCGTCATCGACTGCGACACCGTCTCCCTCTCCAACCTGAACCGCCAGTTCCTCCACGGGGACGCGGATATCGGGACCGCAAAGGTGGAGAGCGCCGCACGGCGCCTCCGGGCCCTGAACGGCGATATCGAGGTGATCCCGGTCGCGGAACGGATCACGGCGGAGAACGCCGCCACCCTTCTTGAGGGGGCGGATGCCGTCGTCGATGCCCTCGACAACTTTGCCGTCCGCGATGTGCTCAACACCGCCGCGGTACGGAAAGGAATCCCCCTGATGCACGGGGCCATCGCCGGGTGCTACGGCCAGGCGACGACCGTCATCCCCGGCGTCTCGGCCTGCCTGCGCTGCATCTTCCCCGCCCACCCCCCGACGGAGACCTTCCCGGCCCTCGGGGCTACCGCGGGCGTCATCGGGAGCATTCAGGCGGGCGAGGTGATCAAGTACCTCACCGGCACCGGCACACTGCTCACCGACCGGCTCCTCCTCTGGAACGGGGCCGACGCCACCTGCGACCTGCTCCCGGCCCCCCGCGAACCGGCCTGCCCGGTCTGCAGCCACCTGTATACGACGGAGGATACCAGTCAATGA
- a CDS encoding MoaD/ThiS family protein, translated as MNITIRAFARFREDFGERNELTVEEAATLPAALRELVARKGHADTLFEEDGGIKDFVLVMVGGRRLTPEERAECVLAEGDEVVIYPPVSGG; from the coding sequence ATGAACATTACCATCCGTGCCTTTGCACGGTTCAGAGAAGACTTCGGCGAGAGAAACGAACTTACCGTGGAGGAGGCGGCGACGCTGCCCGCCGCACTCAGGGAGCTCGTCGCCCGCAAGGGGCATGCGGACACCCTCTTCGAGGAGGACGGCGGCATCAAAGACTTCGTCCTCGTCATGGTGGGCGGCAGGCGCCTCACACCGGAGGAGCGGGCGGAATGCGTTCTTGCCGAGGGCGACGAGGTCGTCATCTACCCGCCCGTCTCGGGAGGATAA
- the rmuC gene encoding DNA recombination protein RmuC, which produces MADLFLIAATGIVALAAGVVLGYLLGRRAGAGQAWRGGDSFGSLAAEIAAVRAGFEAMEASRREVERERARFEEERERRLMDHLTHTRDLLGSQEDRHRTSDTEREERMSQWMDETRHYYTAQKSSYEEFLAGQGKAREEIESKRDAQLADMNRMIRQFTRAVAGTSTRGAMGEERLRQALAESIRAGVVVTPLRTGSGEVEFAWNLEDGRYIPIDSKFPDLMDVLEEYEQTDDPARQKQLKKEIITRVKREIARVQKYQNLPNTTAHAILVVPEGVLDAAPELVAAGRGERVFVCSYRDIFPVAHTLQEDYIRTKEAGEAGKYRQVALDLLAILARIQKRTETISRALVTIENATTDIRTETIKGRRIGNGDGMEEAAGASTE; this is translated from the coding sequence ATGGCAGATTTGTTCCTCATTGCAGCGACCGGCATCGTCGCCCTCGCCGCAGGCGTGGTTCTCGGATATCTTCTCGGCAGACGGGCCGGGGCCGGGCAGGCCTGGCGGGGAGGGGACTCCTTCGGGAGCCTTGCAGCGGAGATCGCGGCGGTCCGGGCAGGATTCGAAGCGATGGAGGCGTCCCGCCGCGAGGTCGAGCGGGAACGGGCCCGGTTCGAGGAGGAGCGGGAACGCCGCCTCATGGACCACCTGACCCACACACGCGATCTCCTCGGCAGCCAGGAGGACCGCCACCGCACATCCGATACCGAGCGGGAGGAGCGGATGTCGCAGTGGATGGATGAGACCCGCCACTACTACACGGCCCAGAAGTCCTCCTACGAGGAGTTCCTCGCCGGGCAGGGGAAGGCACGGGAGGAGATCGAGTCGAAACGCGACGCCCAGCTCGCCGACATGAACCGGATGATCCGCCAGTTCACCCGTGCGGTGGCGGGCACGTCCACCCGCGGGGCGATGGGCGAGGAGCGGCTGCGCCAGGCCCTTGCCGAGAGCATCCGGGCGGGCGTCGTGGTAACTCCGCTTCGGACCGGCTCGGGCGAGGTGGAGTTTGCGTGGAACCTCGAGGACGGCCGGTACATCCCCATCGACTCGAAATTCCCCGACCTGATGGACGTCCTCGAAGAGTATGAACAAACGGACGACCCCGCCCGGCAGAAACAGCTGAAAAAGGAGATCATAACACGGGTGAAGCGGGAGATCGCCCGGGTGCAGAAGTACCAGAACCTCCCGAATACCACCGCCCATGCGATCCTCGTGGTTCCCGAAGGGGTGCTCGACGCCGCGCCCGAACTCGTCGCCGCCGGGCGGGGCGAACGGGTCTTCGTCTGTTCGTACCGTGATATCTTCCCCGTCGCCCACACCCTCCAGGAGGACTACATCCGCACGAAGGAGGCGGGCGAGGCGGGAAAATACCGGCAGGTCGCCCTCGACCTCCTCGCCATCCTCGCCCGCATCCAGAAGCGGACCGAGACGATCAGCCGGGCCCTCGTCACCATCGAGAACGCGACGACGGATATCCGCACCGAGACCATCAAAGGCCGCCGGATAGGAAACGGCGACGGCATGGAGGAGGCGGCGGGGGCATCGACCGAATAG
- the dinB gene encoding DNA polymerase IV — protein MTAARHQHIVLHVDMDSFFASVEVRDDPSLAGRPVVVGADPKGGAGRGVVCTCSYEARAYGIRSAMPISQAYVRCPDAVYLPVRHRRYTEVSERVMAILRRYAKGGFQQVSVDEAYLACTGCTYEEAAAIGAAIRDEVRTREGITCSVGIGPNKTIAKIASDADKPDGMTVIPPEQALAFLAPLPVKTMPGVGPKSIPRLARMGIATIGDLAAADVQALRSAFGKWGVIMHERANGADDRPVAPRGERKSIGRERTFARDTTDREAIAATFDSLLDDTVRRLREHHALCRTVTVKVRYTGFVTKSRAQSLDHPTHDAAILRVTARALLEELLTGQPVRLVGVALSSLEPDGGGQTRIDDFLQGPITGP, from the coding sequence ATGACAGCGGCACGGCATCAGCACATCGTTCTCCACGTCGACATGGACAGTTTCTTCGCCTCGGTGGAGGTGCGGGACGACCCGTCGCTCGCCGGGCGGCCCGTCGTCGTGGGCGCCGACCCGAAGGGAGGGGCCGGACGGGGAGTGGTCTGCACCTGCTCCTATGAGGCACGGGCGTACGGGATACGCTCGGCGATGCCGATCAGCCAGGCATATGTCCGCTGCCCCGATGCGGTCTATCTCCCCGTCCGTCACCGGCGGTACACGGAGGTCTCGGAGCGGGTGATGGCCATCCTCCGGCGGTACGCGAAGGGCGGCTTCCAGCAGGTGAGCGTCGACGAGGCCTATCTCGCGTGCACCGGGTGCACCTACGAAGAGGCGGCCGCGATCGGGGCGGCGATCCGGGACGAGGTCCGGACCAGGGAAGGCATCACCTGTTCGGTCGGCATCGGGCCGAACAAGACCATCGCCAAGATCGCCTCCGACGCCGACAAGCCGGACGGCATGACGGTCATCCCCCCGGAGCAGGCCCTCGCATTCCTCGCCCCCCTGCCGGTGAAGACGATGCCGGGCGTCGGGCCGAAGAGCATCCCCCGCCTCGCCCGGATGGGCATTGCAACCATCGGCGACCTCGCGGCAGCGGATGTGCAGGCACTCCGGTCCGCCTTCGGCAAGTGGGGCGTCATCATGCACGAACGGGCGAATGGCGCCGACGACCGGCCGGTCGCCCCGCGGGGGGAGCGGAAATCGATCGGGCGGGAACGCACCTTTGCCCGGGATACGACCGACCGGGAGGCAATCGCAGCCACCTTCGATTCGCTCCTTGACGACACCGTCCGCCGCCTTCGCGAGCACCATGCCCTCTGCCGGACCGTCACCGTCAAGGTGCGCTATACCGGGTTTGTAACAAAGAGCCGGGCACAGAGCCTCGACCACCCGACCCACGACGCCGCCATCCTCCGGGTCACTGCACGGGCGCTTCTCGAGGAACTCCTCACCGGCCAGCCCGTCCGCCTCGTCGGGGTGGCGCTCTCGTCACTTGAACCGGACGGGGGCGGGCAGACCCGCATCGATGATTTTCTGCAGGGCCCAATCACCGGGCCCTGA
- a CDS encoding FHA domain-containing protein, which translates to MTRTVVLSEDPEFLAELSEYLEVLSSPTRLKILRAIEHRPMEIREIAAEIDTSYENTKKHLNKLAAAGVIKKEAGLGRETAKGVHPVWKFSLQPGGLESVITSLGVFSGSAVPAGYGDVASRIRTVKSLLTEDEVSPMLLVTQGEEDGRIYHLAGATVALGREDPPNAALYDPETDVVLPTSYAAVSRVSKPHARLTRTGGRWLLEDCGSTGQTFVNGIPLGRNASKPVSEGDIIDLASGAGSARFVVIGAEGDGEE; encoded by the coding sequence ATGACACGGACGGTTGTACTCTCGGAAGACCCGGAATTTCTCGCTGAACTCTCCGAGTACCTGGAGGTGCTGTCGAGCCCGACCCGCCTGAAGATTCTCCGGGCAATCGAACACCGGCCAATGGAGATCCGTGAGATTGCAGCGGAGATCGATACCAGTTACGAAAATACGAAGAAGCACCTGAACAAACTTGCGGCGGCGGGAGTGATCAAAAAGGAGGCGGGCCTCGGGCGCGAGACGGCAAAGGGGGTCCATCCGGTCTGGAAGTTCTCCCTTCAGCCGGGGGGCCTCGAGTCGGTGATCACGAGTCTCGGGGTCTTCTCGGGCAGTGCGGTCCCGGCGGGATACGGCGACGTGGCTTCCCGCATCCGCACCGTCAAGTCGCTCCTGACGGAGGACGAGGTCTCCCCAATGCTCCTGGTAACGCAGGGGGAGGAGGACGGGAGGATCTATCACCTCGCCGGGGCGACCGTCGCCCTCGGAAGGGAGGACCCCCCGAATGCTGCCCTCTATGACCCCGAAACGGATGTCGTCCTTCCCACGTCGTATGCCGCCGTCTCCCGGGTGTCGAAGCCCCACGCCCGCCTGACCCGCACCGGCGGCCGGTGGCTGCTGGAGGACTGCGGCAGTACCGGGCAGACCTTTGTGAACGGCATCCCCCTCGGAAGGAATGCATCAAAACCCGTTTCGGAGGGGGACATCATCGACCTCGCAAGCGGTGCCGGAAGCGCCCGGTTCGTGGTGATCGGGGCAGAGGGCGACGGAGAGGAATGA